A genomic segment from Neodiprion lecontei isolate iyNeoLeco1 chromosome 1, iyNeoLeco1.1, whole genome shotgun sequence encodes:
- the LOC107224872 gene encoding voltage-dependent calcium channel subunit alpha-2/delta-3 isoform X4: MQSPFLTSVIITLMILAEGPSGRTERISYNTVKSWAHKLGFELSLLGKYVTRVQELEESYRQAEVKPRDGAALVQEIAKDIGFLMESKISAVKRIMDVAESLAENASNDVKPPVMYHNAKDNNLTMTYSAHFGRRVNLNYSNFHIPTNVYNQSYNVVTAITWAQKLNTTFMNNYDLDPSLSWQYFGSATGFMMQYPAISWNMEPVDLFDCRTRNWYIEAAASPKDILILVDNSGSMTGIRKEIARHVVNSILDTLGNNDFVNVIKFSNETHEVVACFNNTLVQANLANIRELKTAMECVDTDKIANFSIVLRQAFELLENFREQRKGTLCNQAIMLVTDGVPENYKEIFATYNWRANSDDPDMGDMPVRVFTYLIGREVPDVRDVRWMACANRGYYVHLSTMAEVSEKVLNYIPVMARPLVLRRTDHPVIWTPVYADVTDPIMTDWLWEQRERSYQRELVETHRIHNPETRQRLMNLREERERRFVQKHKRTYDQDDDLQEYRLMTTVSVPVFNRRPNATRIAELLGVAGIDVPIKEIEKLMLPHMLGVNGYAFIVTNNGYILIHPDLRPVFRNILKPAYNSVDMAEVELIDDGTIPRNFSKSLLQFRDLVINQSSGMTTLHTKYHYDDMQRVGRMRRDYFYTSINNTPFTVVVSLPVHGHGGSYRVHAIEEIHRYQHQRDKDATDYFSGSNWRVHPDWTYCGYHYDGDHSFSTPEEELLHFLRRTRVPGWKWMDMNRVGSHPPEHSHSGSSRVNTSKVERTSYYCDRNLLLSLVFDAMVTEWFANASTVREEKGPLAMLMNLLSRKELQQRFGFTLAFVATHSGLTRWQDFPIENDTQPEDHFGKLHPRAIDEVWYKRAVEQYYVQPDSFVFSVPIDDAGADNETFVTASHAIFIGIGKMKAPAAVVGFQFKHSKLQSLFRNITYSCEGLGNCQRSCEDEGLHCYLVDNNGYVVAGENSSDAGKFFGQINKHVMLSLVENGIFDEIEIYDYQAVCFRDEKKICSHGNILLTPLKTLERAANWVLGSLAWIWVKSGIWSSADYAYAYPYPKDDDDEQIDEETEDEDEEEDGIMVEEVKSKPDVPDEKANAEKSHETNDQDRNDEEPNAETKGEKDNQPPQIKRTRPETCDQRMKLYLLQNVSADKYDIDCVSVGDVERDCERPYVVQPVDSSNMILLVVDAICLKSDAEKLTVAPKEVEDYKDSLACYKAANSLPRRRPDSCIRNHTKEREIKDLCGGASRGIGITLLSMLLPILLTVPSSLFAFF; encoded by the exons ATGCAGTCACCCTTTCTTACCTCGGTGATCATCACCTTGATGATCCTTGCTGAGGGTCCTTCGGGAAGAACTGAACGTATCTCCTACAACAC GGTCAAGTCCTGGGCTCATAAGCTGGGATTCGAGCTGTCACTGCTCGGTAAGTACGTGACGCGAGTCCAAGAGCTTGAAGAGAGCTACAGACAAGCAGAAGTGAAGCCCAGGGATGGAGCCGCTCTGGTCCAGGAGATAGCGAAAGACATTGGGTTCTTGATGGAATCGAAAATATCTGCAGTCAAG CGAATCATGGACGTGGCTGAGAGTTTGGCGGAGAACGCGAGCAATGATGTGAAACCTCCGGTCATGTACCACAACGCGAAGGATAACAACTTGACGATGACTTATAGTGCGCATTTTGGACGCCGCGTAAATCTCAACTATTCCAACTTTCACATACCAACGAACGTCTATAACCAGTCGTACAACGTCGTAACGGCGATCACATGGGCCCAGAAGCTGAATACAACGTTCATGAATAACTATGACCTCGATCCCTCCTTGTCATGGCAATATTTCGGAAGCGCGACGGGGTTCATGATGCAATATCCGGCTATCAGTTGGAACATGGAACCGGTGGACCTCTTTGACTGCCGTACGCGGAACTGGTACATCGAGGCTGCGGCAAGTCCCAAGGATATTCTTATCCTCGTGGACAACTCCGGTAGCATGACCGGGATCCGTAAAGAAATTGCGAGGCACGTTGTAAACAGTATCCTCGACACCCTGGGGAACAACGACTTCGTGAATGTAATTAAATTCTCTAACGAAACCCACGAGGTAGTAGCATGCTTCAACAACACCTTAGTCCAGGCGAATTTAGCTAATATACGGGAGCTCAAGACCGCGATGGAATGCGTGGACACCGATAAGATAGCCAATTTCAGCATCGTCCTAAGGCAGGCCTTCGAGCTGTTGGAGAACTTCCGGGAGCAACGTAAAGGCACATTGTGCAACCAGGCCATAATGCTCGTCACCGACGGTGTCCCCGAGAATTACAAAGAAATATTCGCAACCTACAACTGGCGTGCCAACTCTGACGACCCTGACATGGGTGACATGCCGGTAAGGGTCTTCACTTACTTGATTGGCCGCGAGGTGCCCGACGTCAGGGATGTAAGGTGGATGGCCTGCGCCAACCGGGGCTACTACGTTCATCTATCGACGATGGCTGAGGTCTCTGAAAAG GTTTTGAACTACATACCGGTCATGGCGAGGCCTCTGGTCCTACGACGGACGGACCATCCAGTGATCTGGACCCCGGTTTATGCCGACGTAACTGACCCCATAATGACGGACTGGTTATGGGAACAAAGGGAGCGGAGCTACCAACGTGAACTTGTAGAAACGCATCGCATCCACAACCCCGAAACGCGGCAACGCCTAATGAACTTGAGGGAAGAACGCGAGAGAAGATTTGTCCAGAAACACAAGAGGACCTACGACCAGGACGATGACCTACAGGAATACAGACTTATGACTACTGTCAGTGTTCCAGTTTTCAATCGGCGACCAAACGCG ACTCGGATCGCTGAGCTTTTAGGAGTGGCTGGAATCGACGTACCGATAAAGGAGATTGAGAAATTGATGCTACCGCACATG CTCGGCGTTAACGGCTATGCTTTTATCGTTACCAACAACGGCTACATCCTGATACATCCAGACCTTCGACCCGTC TTCAGGAACATCCTCAAGCCAGCATATAACAGCGTGGATATGGCCGAAGTCGAGCTGATCGACGACGGAACAATTCCCCGAAATTTTAGCAAATCCCTGCTTCAG TTTCGTGATTTGGTGATAAACCAGTCCAGTGGGATGACAACGCTGCACACGAAATACCACTATGACGACATG CAACGGGTGGGCAGGATGAGGAGAGACTATTTCTACACTAGCATCAATAACACACCGTTTACGGTGGTGGTGTCCCTCCCGGTGCACGGTCATGGTGGTAGCTACCGGGTCCATGCGATCGAGGAAATTCACCGATATCAGCATCAACGAG ACAAAGATGCAACCGATTACTTTTCCGGTAGCAATTGGCGGGTGCATCCCGATTGGACGTACTGTGG GTACCATTACGATGGTGACCACAGCTTCAGCACGCCAGAGGAAGAGCTGCTCCACTTCCTGAGGCGCACCCGCGTGCCGGGGTGGAAGTGGATGGACATGAATAGAGTTGGATCCCATCCCCCGGAGCATTCGCATTCAGGATCATCACGTG TAAACACGAGCAAGGTGGAAAGGACCTCCTACTACTGTGACAGAAATCTCCTCCTGAGTCTGGTGTTCGATGCTATGGTAACTGAGTGGTTCGCCAACGCGAGCACCGTTCGCGAGGAAAAGGG ACCCTTAGCTATGCTGATGAACCTTCTGTCCAG GAAAGAGTTACAACAGCGATTCGGCTTCACCCTGGCCTTCGTGGCGACCCACAGTGGCCTTACACGGTGGCAGGACTTCCCCATTGAGAACGACACACAACCCGAAGACCACTTCGGTAAACTCCATCCTCGAGCGATCGACGAAGTCTGGTACAAACGCGCCGTCGAGCAGTACTACGTCCAGCCGGACAGCTTCGTCTTCTCGGTCCCCATTGACGACGCGGGGGCGGATAACGAGACCTTTGTCACAGCGAGTCACGCCATATTTATTG GTATAGGAAAAATGAAGGCCCCGGCGGCGGTCGTGGGCTTCCAATTCAAACACTCGAAGCTTCAAAGTCTCTTCCGAAACATAACCTACAGCTGCGAGGGATTGGGTAACTGTCAGAGGAGTTGCGAGGACGAAGGGCTACATTGCTACTTGGTGGACAACAACGGGTACGTCGTCGCTGGTGAAAATTCATCTGACGCGGGTAAGTTCTTCGGCCAAATCAACAAACATGTCATGCTGAGTCTCGTCGAAAACGGCATCTTCGACGAGATCGAGATATACGACTATCAGGCGGTCTGTTTTCGGGATGAGAAGAAAATCTGCAGCCACGGAAACATTTTGTTGACT CCCTTGAAGACCCTCGAGCGAGCCGCAAATTGGGTGCTTGGTAGCCTGGCCTGGATCTGGGTAAAGAGCGGTATTTGGTCCTCCGCGGATTATGCGTATGCTTACCCTTACCCGAAAGACGATGACGATGAGCAGATAGACGAAGAAACagaggatgaggatgaagaGGAGGACGGGATAATGGTTGAGGAGGTAAAGAGCAAACCGGACGTGCCGGACGAGAAAGCAAATGCAGAGAAATCACATGAAACGAACGATCAAGATCGGAATGACGAGGAGCCGAATGCCGAAACTAAGGGCGAGAAAGACAATCAGCCGCCACAAATCAAACGGACGAGGCCCGAAACCTGCGACCAAAGG ATGAAGTTGTACCTACTGCAAAACGTTTCTGCAGATAAGTATGACATTGATTGTGTCTCTGTCGGCGATGTTGAGAGGGACTGCGAGCGGCCCTACGTCGTCCAGCCAGTTGACTCGAGCAACATGATTCTCCTCGTGGTGGATGCGATATGCCTAAAATCGGACGCTGAAAAGCTGACTGTTGCTCCCAAAGAGGTTGAGGATTACAAGGACAGTTTGGCATGCTACAAAGCGGCCAACAGCCTCCCGAGGCGGAGGCCGGACTCTTGCATCCGCAACCACACGAAAGAACGAGAGATCAAGGATCTCTGCGGGGGTGCTTCACGCGGTATCGGCATTACGCTGCTTTCGATGCTTTTGCCAATTTTACTCACTGTGCCATCCTCGTTattcgcttttttttaa
- the LOC107224872 gene encoding voltage-dependent calcium channel subunit alpha-2/delta-3 isoform X5: MQSPFLTSVIITLMILAEGPSGRTERISYNTVKSWAHKLGFELSLLGKYVTRVQELEESYRQAEVKPRDGAALVQEIAKDIGFLMESKISAVKRIMDVAESLAENASNDVKPPVMYHNAKDNNLTMTYSAHFGRRVNLNYSNFHIPTNVYNQSYNVVTAITWAQKLNTTFMNNYDLDPSLSWQYFGSATGFMMQYPAISWNMEPVDLFDCRTRNWYIEAAASPKDILILVDNSGSMTGIRKEIARHVVNSILDTLGNNDFVNVIKFSNETHEVVACFNNTLVQANLANIRELKTAMECVDTDKIANFSIVLRQAFELLENFREQRKGTLCNQAIMLVTDGVPENYKEIFATYNWRANSDDPDMGDMPVRVFTYLIGREVPDVRDVRWMACANRGYYVHLSTMAEVSEKVLNYIPVMARPLVLRRTDHPVIWTPVYADVTDPIMTDWLWEQRERSYQRELVETHRIHNPETRQRLMNLREERERRFVQKHKRTYDQDDDLQEYRLMTTVSVPVFNRRPNATRIAELLGVAGIDVPIKEIEKLMLPHMLGVNGYAFIVTNNGYILIHPDLRPVFRNILKPAYNSVDMAEVELIDDGTIPRNFSKSLLQFRDLVINQSSGMTTLHTKYHYDDMQRVGRMRRDYFYTSINNTPFTVVVSLPVHGHGGSYRVHAIEEIHRYQHQRDKDATDYFSGSNWRVHPDWTYCGYHYDGDHSFSTPEEELLHFLRRTRVPGWKWMDMNRVGSHPPEHSHSGSSRVNTSKVERTSYYCDRNLLLSLVFDAMVTEWFANASTVREEKGKELQQRFGFTLAFVATHSGLTRWQDFPIENDTQPEDHFGKLHPRAIDEVWYKRAVEQYYVQPDSFVFSVPIDDAGADNETFVTASHAIFIGIGKMKAPAAVVGFQFKHSKLQSLFRNITYSCEGLGNCQRSCEDEGLHCYLVDNNGYVVAGENSSDAGKFFGQINKHVMLSLVENGIFDEIEIYDYQAVCFRDEKKICSHGNILLTPLKTLERAANWVLGSLAWIWVKSGIWSSADYAYAYPYPKDDDDEQIDEETEDEDEEEDGIMVEEVKSKPDVPDEKANAEKSHETNDQDRNDEEPNAETKGEKDNQPPQIKRTRPETCDQRMKLYLLQNVSADKYDIDCVSVGDVERDCERPYVVQPVDSSNMILLVVDAICLKSDAEKLTVAPKEVEDYKDSLACYKAANSLPRRRPDSCIRNHTKEREIKDLCGGASRGIGITLLSMLLPILLTVPSSLFAFF, from the exons ATGCAGTCACCCTTTCTTACCTCGGTGATCATCACCTTGATGATCCTTGCTGAGGGTCCTTCGGGAAGAACTGAACGTATCTCCTACAACAC GGTCAAGTCCTGGGCTCATAAGCTGGGATTCGAGCTGTCACTGCTCGGTAAGTACGTGACGCGAGTCCAAGAGCTTGAAGAGAGCTACAGACAAGCAGAAGTGAAGCCCAGGGATGGAGCCGCTCTGGTCCAGGAGATAGCGAAAGACATTGGGTTCTTGATGGAATCGAAAATATCTGCAGTCAAG CGAATCATGGACGTGGCTGAGAGTTTGGCGGAGAACGCGAGCAATGATGTGAAACCTCCGGTCATGTACCACAACGCGAAGGATAACAACTTGACGATGACTTATAGTGCGCATTTTGGACGCCGCGTAAATCTCAACTATTCCAACTTTCACATACCAACGAACGTCTATAACCAGTCGTACAACGTCGTAACGGCGATCACATGGGCCCAGAAGCTGAATACAACGTTCATGAATAACTATGACCTCGATCCCTCCTTGTCATGGCAATATTTCGGAAGCGCGACGGGGTTCATGATGCAATATCCGGCTATCAGTTGGAACATGGAACCGGTGGACCTCTTTGACTGCCGTACGCGGAACTGGTACATCGAGGCTGCGGCAAGTCCCAAGGATATTCTTATCCTCGTGGACAACTCCGGTAGCATGACCGGGATCCGTAAAGAAATTGCGAGGCACGTTGTAAACAGTATCCTCGACACCCTGGGGAACAACGACTTCGTGAATGTAATTAAATTCTCTAACGAAACCCACGAGGTAGTAGCATGCTTCAACAACACCTTAGTCCAGGCGAATTTAGCTAATATACGGGAGCTCAAGACCGCGATGGAATGCGTGGACACCGATAAGATAGCCAATTTCAGCATCGTCCTAAGGCAGGCCTTCGAGCTGTTGGAGAACTTCCGGGAGCAACGTAAAGGCACATTGTGCAACCAGGCCATAATGCTCGTCACCGACGGTGTCCCCGAGAATTACAAAGAAATATTCGCAACCTACAACTGGCGTGCCAACTCTGACGACCCTGACATGGGTGACATGCCGGTAAGGGTCTTCACTTACTTGATTGGCCGCGAGGTGCCCGACGTCAGGGATGTAAGGTGGATGGCCTGCGCCAACCGGGGCTACTACGTTCATCTATCGACGATGGCTGAGGTCTCTGAAAAG GTTTTGAACTACATACCGGTCATGGCGAGGCCTCTGGTCCTACGACGGACGGACCATCCAGTGATCTGGACCCCGGTTTATGCCGACGTAACTGACCCCATAATGACGGACTGGTTATGGGAACAAAGGGAGCGGAGCTACCAACGTGAACTTGTAGAAACGCATCGCATCCACAACCCCGAAACGCGGCAACGCCTAATGAACTTGAGGGAAGAACGCGAGAGAAGATTTGTCCAGAAACACAAGAGGACCTACGACCAGGACGATGACCTACAGGAATACAGACTTATGACTACTGTCAGTGTTCCAGTTTTCAATCGGCGACCAAACGCG ACTCGGATCGCTGAGCTTTTAGGAGTGGCTGGAATCGACGTACCGATAAAGGAGATTGAGAAATTGATGCTACCGCACATG CTCGGCGTTAACGGCTATGCTTTTATCGTTACCAACAACGGCTACATCCTGATACATCCAGACCTTCGACCCGTC TTCAGGAACATCCTCAAGCCAGCATATAACAGCGTGGATATGGCCGAAGTCGAGCTGATCGACGACGGAACAATTCCCCGAAATTTTAGCAAATCCCTGCTTCAG TTTCGTGATTTGGTGATAAACCAGTCCAGTGGGATGACAACGCTGCACACGAAATACCACTATGACGACATG CAACGGGTGGGCAGGATGAGGAGAGACTATTTCTACACTAGCATCAATAACACACCGTTTACGGTGGTGGTGTCCCTCCCGGTGCACGGTCATGGTGGTAGCTACCGGGTCCATGCGATCGAGGAAATTCACCGATATCAGCATCAACGAG ACAAAGATGCAACCGATTACTTTTCCGGTAGCAATTGGCGGGTGCATCCCGATTGGACGTACTGTGG GTACCATTACGATGGTGACCACAGCTTCAGCACGCCAGAGGAAGAGCTGCTCCACTTCCTGAGGCGCACCCGCGTGCCGGGGTGGAAGTGGATGGACATGAATAGAGTTGGATCCCATCCCCCGGAGCATTCGCATTCAGGATCATCACGTG TAAACACGAGCAAGGTGGAAAGGACCTCCTACTACTGTGACAGAAATCTCCTCCTGAGTCTGGTGTTCGATGCTATGGTAACTGAGTGGTTCGCCAACGCGAGCACCGTTCGCGAGGAAAAGGG GAAAGAGTTACAACAGCGATTCGGCTTCACCCTGGCCTTCGTGGCGACCCACAGTGGCCTTACACGGTGGCAGGACTTCCCCATTGAGAACGACACACAACCCGAAGACCACTTCGGTAAACTCCATCCTCGAGCGATCGACGAAGTCTGGTACAAACGCGCCGTCGAGCAGTACTACGTCCAGCCGGACAGCTTCGTCTTCTCGGTCCCCATTGACGACGCGGGGGCGGATAACGAGACCTTTGTCACAGCGAGTCACGCCATATTTATTG GTATAGGAAAAATGAAGGCCCCGGCGGCGGTCGTGGGCTTCCAATTCAAACACTCGAAGCTTCAAAGTCTCTTCCGAAACATAACCTACAGCTGCGAGGGATTGGGTAACTGTCAGAGGAGTTGCGAGGACGAAGGGCTACATTGCTACTTGGTGGACAACAACGGGTACGTCGTCGCTGGTGAAAATTCATCTGACGCGGGTAAGTTCTTCGGCCAAATCAACAAACATGTCATGCTGAGTCTCGTCGAAAACGGCATCTTCGACGAGATCGAGATATACGACTATCAGGCGGTCTGTTTTCGGGATGAGAAGAAAATCTGCAGCCACGGAAACATTTTGTTGACT CCCTTGAAGACCCTCGAGCGAGCCGCAAATTGGGTGCTTGGTAGCCTGGCCTGGATCTGGGTAAAGAGCGGTATTTGGTCCTCCGCGGATTATGCGTATGCTTACCCTTACCCGAAAGACGATGACGATGAGCAGATAGACGAAGAAACagaggatgaggatgaagaGGAGGACGGGATAATGGTTGAGGAGGTAAAGAGCAAACCGGACGTGCCGGACGAGAAAGCAAATGCAGAGAAATCACATGAAACGAACGATCAAGATCGGAATGACGAGGAGCCGAATGCCGAAACTAAGGGCGAGAAAGACAATCAGCCGCCACAAATCAAACGGACGAGGCCCGAAACCTGCGACCAAAGG ATGAAGTTGTACCTACTGCAAAACGTTTCTGCAGATAAGTATGACATTGATTGTGTCTCTGTCGGCGATGTTGAGAGGGACTGCGAGCGGCCCTACGTCGTCCAGCCAGTTGACTCGAGCAACATGATTCTCCTCGTGGTGGATGCGATATGCCTAAAATCGGACGCTGAAAAGCTGACTGTTGCTCCCAAAGAGGTTGAGGATTACAAGGACAGTTTGGCATGCTACAAAGCGGCCAACAGCCTCCCGAGGCGGAGGCCGGACTCTTGCATCCGCAACCACACGAAAGAACGAGAGATCAAGGATCTCTGCGGGGGTGCTTCACGCGGTATCGGCATTACGCTGCTTTCGATGCTTTTGCCAATTTTACTCACTGTGCCATCCTCGTTattcgcttttttttaa